Proteins from one Mus pahari chromosome 10, PAHARI_EIJ_v1.1, whole genome shotgun sequence genomic window:
- the LOC110327936 gene encoding uncharacterized protein LOC110327936: MMTTLHICYGPSCEIQYHLPSFLDPLAFVNVYLETWVYNGLFDLRPELLLYFLNMHVFITSDGDLNYTILYIHGLKAFRIFAMFVIVSLACNLRIKRRRARAWARGLQSPVWWKRSYFI; this comes from the exons ATGATGACTACACTTCACATATGTTATGGGCCCTCTTGTGAGATACAATATCACCTTCCATCTTTCCTGGACCCCCTGGCGTTTGTGAATGTGTACCTGGAGACGTGGGTCTACAATGGATTGTTTG ATTTGAGACCTGAACTATTGCTATACTTTTTGAATATGCACGTTTTTATTACATCCGATGGTGATTTAAACTACACAATCCTGTACATTCACGGATTGAAAGCTTTTAGGATTTTCGCAATGTTTGTGATTGTGTCGCTAGCTTGCAATCTCCGGATCAAACGACGTCGAG CCAGAGCCTGGGCCAGAGGCCTGCAAAGTCCTGTGTGGTGGAAACGGAGCTACTTCATTTAA